The DNA region AACGAGCGcacgcctcgcccgcccaacCCCATCATGCGTCCGGCGTATCAGGGCGCGAACCCCATCTCTGACGTTTTCTCTTTCCACGCCCTGAGAAGCACGGTCAAATACCTGCCCCGAGCGGTCAAGAACCCGGATGACTTTGAGGCGCAGAGCGAAATGCTCCTAGCCgcgacgctggctggcgtaGGCTTCGGCAACGCGGGCGTTCACTTGTGTCACGGTAAGGACACACTCGTTGCGAACTCTTGTTCAATCACAGCTCACACTTGCTAGGCATGTCGTATCCCATCTCTGGGCAGAACCCAGGTTACAGGCACGCCGGCTACGACGTCCCCGCGCCACTGATCCCCCACGGTGTGTCTGTCGCCGTGTCCGCCCCCGCCGTGTTCCGCTTCACCGCCGCCTCAAACCCCGAGCGGCATTTGCAGGCAGCTGAGGCGTTCGGCGTCGACATTTCCAACGTGAAGAGAGAGAgtgccggcgaggtcctcgcTGAGGCTCTGACCAAATTCCTCGCCGATTTGGGTGACCAGCCCAGGGGCCTCAGGGATCTGGGATTCGGCACCGAGCATATCGAGGCGCTCGTGGAGGGCACCATACCACAGGCTCGTGTGCTGATGCTGGCACCTGGCTTATCAAAAGAGCTCGAGTCCGAGAAGGACCAGCTGCGTAAGCTGTTTGAGAATGCCATGAGCCACTGAACTCTGTGTATATAATCCTGTATATTCGGACAAGGGCTCGTGATTGATAAAATGTCGATAATTGAAAGAGCCTGTCTCCAAGGCTGCATCACTTGAACTTGTCCGGGTTACTGGGTATCATCTTGCGCAAAACGGCTATTTGCTTCACAATGCCGAGCTTTCGCAACTCGCCAACGCCACGCTTATCTGTTCGCCGCAGTCCGTTCGAGTACACTGTCGTAAAATCGGGTATAATCTCACCCGGGGGTATCACTGACAAGCTCGATATTGTGCAATGCTTCAAGCTGTGAGCTGCTGTTCTGCAGGAGCATTGGCGGACTGCCTACCTTGCCCACTTTGGCACCGCTGCCGATGCGGCTCCCTACTTGCACTGTCGTGCCCTCGCCAATTTCTGTGTTGCCAGACTCGACGACCGTGCCAACTTCTACAATTACGTagtcgcccagcgccacgCCCCCCGGCTTTGCCCTGTCAAGGTCCTCCGGGCGTGCCCCGATGTACGCGCGTTCGTGTACGATGCAACGGCGGCCGATGAGAATGCTCCCCATGTTGGAATCGAACCTGGATCGCGGATGCACCACCGTCTCCGACTGCATCGTGATCGAGTGCGTGCCCTGTAGGATGGCATTGTCGGAGATGgtgagcgacgaggagaaatTGACGGGCGGTTTCGGGCCGCTGCggtcgatggcggggagAATCGAGTGGCGCTTGCTGGACATGATGGCATGTGCCCCCTCCTGGCTTATAAGGGGTCAGCGTCGCCTGGCTTGTATAGAAAAGTCATTTGTCGCGGAGGTTGTTTGTGGACAGGAAATGTTCCCCGCGGCGGTTGATACGcgtggtcgagggcgacacACGCCGCGGTGCGgtctggagctggagcttTGGAGACCCGGCAACAAAACGGAGGTAAGGTGGGGAGGCAGAGATGTGGGTGTTGCAGTGGACCTGGTTCTCATGCAGCCTCTGCGCGACAAAACAAGTATCGGCTAACAGCCCCTTCCGGTTGCTACTGGCGTGGATTGGCCAACCAGATCGCCCGCAATTCTGACGCTTACATTGCAGGTCAACGAACAaacctcgccgccaagtgCCGCAAAGCGCCGTCAactcctcctctcccccatCCTCCCCTCCGCACACTCGCCGCGCACCGGACACCGACGCAATGCTGTCCACGAGAGCGGCGCCCAGTAAGGCTGTCAGCCTCTCGCGGACCGCCGTGAGGGGCTTGGCTACCGTGCAGGATGGCACCCCCAAGCGGACCTACGGCGGTCTCAAGGACCAGGACCGCATTTTCCAGAACCTCTACGGACGATACCCCGCCGACCTCGCGAGCGCGAAGAAGATGGGCGACTGGCACAAGACGAAGGAGATTATCCTCAAGGGCCATGACTGGATCATcaacgaggtcaaggccTCGGGCCTGCGAggccgcggtggcgccggcttCCCCTCGGGCCTCAAGTGGGTATGTTTTCGCGCGATTGATACAATTCGGCTTTCGCACGAGCGGCTTTGGCTAACCCGCTCGATCTATGCAGTCTTTCATGAACTTCAAGGACTGGGACAAGGACACGAAGCCCCGATACCTGGTCGtcaacgccgacgagggcgaacCCGGAACCTGCAAGGACCGCGAGATTATGCGAAAGGACCCCcacaagctcgtcgagggctGCCTTGTTGCCGGCCGAGCCATGAACGCGAGCGCTGCCTACATCTATATCCGAGGTGAATTCGTTTACGAGGCCCAGGTTCTCCAGAACGCCATCAACGAAGCCTACAAGGACGGCCTCATCGGCAAGAACGCCTGCGGCTCGGGTTACGACTTCGACGTCTTCATTCaccgcggtggcggcgcctACGTCTGCGGCGAAGAGACCTCTCTCATCGAATCGCTCGAGGGCAAGCCTGGCAAGCCGCGCCTCAAGCCTCCGTTCCCCGCTGCCGTCGGTCTGTTCGGCTGCCCTTCCaccgtcgccaacgtcgagaCGGTGGCTGTGGCGCCGAccatctgccgccgcggtggcAACTGGTTCGCCGGCTtcggccgcgagcgcaaCCAGGGCACCAAGCTGTTCTGCATTTCCGGACACGTTAACAACCCCTGCActgtcgaggaggagatgtCCATCCCGCTTCGCGAGCTCATCGACAAGCACTGTGGCGGCGTGCGTGGTGGCTGGGATAACCTGCAGGCCATCATCCCCGGTGGCTCGTCGACTCCCATCCTGCCCAAGTCAATTTGCGACGACCAGCTTATGGACTTTGACGCGCTCAAGGACAGCCAGTCTGGTCTGGGTACTGCTGCCGTCATCGTGATGGACAagagcgccgacgtcgtTCGCGCCATTGCCCGGTTGAGCCACTTTTACCGCCACGAGAGTTGCGGCCAATGCACGCCGTGCCGAGAGGGAAGCAAGTGGACGGAGCAGATCATGTCGCGGTTTGAGAAGGGTCAGGGCCGCGAGCGGGAGATTGACATGCTCCAGGAGCTGACGAAGCAGGTTGAGGGACACACCATCTGCGGTAAGAGACACCTTGAAAATCGCAATATGTGGTACGTGCTTGATCGACTGACTGGCCATGTAGCTCTGGGAGAGGCTTTCGCCTGGCCCATCCAGGGCCTGATCCGCCACTTCCGGCCCGAGCTAGAGGCGCGGATGCAGAACTTTGCGAAGGagaacggcggcgaggcgctggccggcggTTGGGCGCGCGACACCCGGGCCCAAGGGAAACTGACTTCTCCGGGAATGTAATGGTTGCACCTAGACAAACGAAAGAGGGTTAGATGCGGGGGAGTTGGGGCGATGATGTCaagcgtcgagggcgggcaTTTGGCCCGTAGCTACATCCGCGCACGCTGCCGGTGTTGTATCTAGTATTTTTCTATGTGTTGAATGCGATGAGTAAGGTTGACATTGCGTGTTTCGTTCGTATTTCTCGGACTCGGGCGTGGTTTGGCGGCGAGATGATGTGGCCTTTCGCATGTCGCTGATCTCACAGAGACGTGATTAGTGACAGTAGCTGGCATGATCAAAAACCTGTCACGAAGATGGCACCATATCGGCATCACGCAAGAAGGGGATTTGGGCAAGTGTCGTTCCGGTGGTTGGGAgtggccgggccggggcgggcgcagcTGCGACTTCGGGCGAACCGGGATACGCTGGCGACTGCTCACTCGGCTTTAACTCATCAAACGCAGATCCCAAGTTCCCAACACTCTTAACATTCGCACACGCTTTTGGTTTTTGCCGTAGTCACCTCAATTCATACACACTTACTACGCGCATACTGCTGCGCAAGAATTCTactgctctctctctctctcgcagCATCGTTCTGCTTGGGTTGCGGCGAGGCAACCCGACGACTTCGCATTATGGTGGGCATCGTGGAGCAATTTACCGCATTTGGGACGGACATTGGTACGTAGCGTaacccctcctcctctctcctccccccttcctgcCATGGGACGCGTCCCCCTCGCCACGCAAAAgtcgctgacgccgccgtcgtcgcagtcgGCCTGGAGCGCCTCCTGCGCTTCGTCCAGTCCGTCTTCCTGATCCTCACCTCGTACCCGTCCCTCATCGCCAGGTACCTGCTGCCCTCGCGCCCGGCCTCGGTGCACGTCTCCACCGAGACGTccctgctggagctgcagtCGCGCCTGAACCTCACGCGCCGCGCGATCCGCCTCTTCTGGTTCCTCGGCAGCTTCCAGGCCGGCTGGGCGCTGTACGTGGCCGATGACGGCTACGACAAcaaccgcggcggcggcggcggcggcggcggtggtaAGTCGCTGGAAACGTGGctcgacatcatcgcctcgtcgtgcTTCGGCATgttcggcctcgtcgagtcCGCCacgctcgtcgacctcgcgcgcgtgcagggcgtcgcgctgctgggcctcggcgaggcgtcgcggcTCGACGCCCAGGCGCAGACGCTGTGGTTCGCCGCGCTGTACGCGTCGGCGCTGAGCTCGGGCGtgaagctgctgcggctgctcgcGCACAAGcccgtgccggcgacgggcgacgccTTTGCCGGTGTGGACGAGCTTATCagtggtgacggcggcggcgacgacgacgagaagcgggaggaggacgagaaggagaaggagaagacgacgacaacaggCCGAGTGATGACCATGGCGGAGCAGCGTGCcctggccaagaagcgcaaggacgAGCGCAAGGCGTGGATGGCCGAGGTCAACGccaaggcgggcgcgctggccatgAAGCTGCTTGCCGATATACTCGACATGGTGATCCCGGCGTGGAGCCTGGGCTGGGTCGAGGTCCATGTTGGGCTCGTTGGCGTTGCCATGTTTTGCAGCACGGTGCTGACGAGCGCGGCTGTGTGGAGCAGGTGCGTGAAGCAGCTGCAGAAGAAGGCATAGAtgagagaaggagagagagagagagagggggggtggtAGTCGACTTTTGGTAAAACAGGTCTGGCAACAGGACTTGATCAACATAAACGTTTGCTCCGGGGACACGGGGAAGCATAGATTGGTAAAAATGGGTAGACTTTCCAGTAAACTCCTCTACAGTTGGTATCACGTCTATCCTGACCTCTACTCCAGCCCATCCGCTATGCCAGAAACCATGTACTCAAAAACattccatgccatgccacgcccCAGAACCCCTCAACTTCTCCGCAAAAGGGGGCACGGGCACCATCAACGACGTCCAGTCACGACAAATTTGCCCGTCTCTACATGAAACTTCCACCCGTCCTGCAggagggccgcggcgacggcctgtcTCAGCTGCGAGACGCCGCCAGTGCtatggcggccgaggcctgTGATGACGGTGAAGCCGCCCTGCTCCCTGGCCTTTTTGCTTCTGAACTCGCCGAGCCCCTGCCACCAGTCCTGCGTTTTCTGACGCGCAATCCTCACGCCGTCCTGGATCACGACGCCGTGCAGGTCGATCGAGTTCGATGTGCTctgctcctccaccagcagGTCCGCGGCTGTGGCAGTAGCCTGTTGAGCGTACCTGGCCTGCTCGCGGGCACGGTCGGTGTAGTACGAGGCGGCCTGCCTGTACAGCGGGCTCGAAGCACCTCTCCGATGGAACTGGGCCGCGGAAGAGAGCGCATCTACCCGAGCTTGGTGGTAGCTATTTGCCGCCTGAACAGCCTGCGAATAGTCCATGGACGGGACAGCGGGAGCTTTTGTGGCGAGCATCCCCACCTGTCCAGCAGCCTTGGAAGTGGGCGCCGGGACATCAGCGCCCTCGATCCCAtctcgcggcagcggcgtcagtCTATAAGTCAGACCTAGCTTCTGTGCCTTTGGCTGCTTTGTAAAATGCCGGTTGAGCAGCGAGGCCAGATCGTCGGCAAACTGCGGAATCGACCCGGCGACGTGAACGATGGTGGGCATGTACTTTTCGGGAACGTGCCGGTATTTGCGTGTCATCGCCTCTGCATGTTCTTTGCCTGCCTCGTCTTGAGTCTCGATCCCGTGGGACAGAAACTGGTCCAGGAGTTCGACAGCCGTTGCGCCTTTGGAGCGGTCGCATTTATGGTACGCTTCCGACACTTCCTCTGAGCGCATACCGAACCTTTCGGCGATATACTGGATGTCATCTTGACCTGGTTCATGAAGTCAGCAGGTGTTGTAGCAGCATGGAAAGGGGACATGGGGGGaagtggggggggggggggggctctcaCCATTGGTCTCGAGGTTGGGAGGCGTGGTGTCGGCCAAATCCGATCCTGGATTTGGAGCTTTCTTacccttcttcttccgctTTCCCTTGGAGGCAGTCGCGTCTTCAGGCGTGAAAAAACCGTCTATACCCTTCATCTGCTGACCTGTGGAGGTGAGGTACTGAATGTTGAGAAGGTCGTCCAAGGCAGTCTGAACGTCACCATTGGCCTTCTTGAGAGAGTACTCGACGTCATATGGCTTGAGGTCGGCGAACATTGACTGCAGCAAGAGCAACTTAGACTCTTCGCTGTCATTGTCAAACGTCGTGAGACGGGGGATGGCAGCCGAGCAGTCTACCGCGGCCGAGCCTATGCTTGACGGATCGGTTGCATTGGTCTGGGAAGCCGGGTGGCTGAcgctgggcgtcgtcgttggctcGTCCTTCAGTCCGTCACTGTCGCCTTCCGGCGCGATGGGAATGCCGCTGGGGTTGAAGCCGGTAGCTTCCTCGGACGGCACGCTTTGCGCCAGGCCCTCGAGAGTGGCTTTGGCTGCATCGTAGGCCTTTGGATCAGCGAGATTGTAGTCGCCAGCAATTGCAACTATgagagcctcgtcgagcagacTGTGGAACGCGTCCTGACGATGAGTTAGCCTGACGTCAATGTTTACCTCCGACTCGTTGAAGTTACGTGCCGACTCGACAAAATGTTCATGTGTAGCGGGCCTTGAGCTGAGGAAGAGCTAGAAAATTCTCATACCACTAGACTTTGGACGGGGTCCGGTTTGTTCTCAGTCTTCATGCCGGCACTACGCCACGGCGGAACGGGGAGATGGAACGTTTGATCTTGGGAAGGTCAAGAGGCTCTGAAGCGCAGGCATTCTCTTGAGTTTGGACGAGAAAGTTGAACGTATTCGGCGCTGATATGGCTTTGAAAGACAAAGGATCAAATCATCGCTTTGGAGTACGCGCTGGGTGTCgtgatgacgatgtcgaggagAGTGCGTACAGTGGTAGGGTAAGGTAGTGTTGGTGATGACTGTtgagtacgaagtaggtgcCTTATTGACGTGGGACTACGGTGACATGGACGTGCAGGCGGGGCTCTGGAGGTGTTGCGGTGGACTCAACTGTGCTGGGGGTGCAGCCGGCAGCGGGGCAACGACGTCACGTGCAGCCCGTGGCAGGCACCTCACCTATTACAAGTTGTGCAACCGTGACTGACGCGACAATTCGGGAGTCAAGACCTGGCTATTCGTGACTGGACATTTACCTTTTGCTTCAGTcaagtgccgccgccaaacacAAACATAAAAAATATAAAAGAAGAACCAGATGCCAACGGCGACAGCCCACACACAAAAGAAAGACGAGACCTCGTACTCAGGCTAGACCGTCTCCGCTGACGATTCATTTGCTTGTCTCAACTTTGGCCTGCGACAAAATGCGGCCGTACCCTGAAaagccggcgctgctggtctAACCGCGAGGCCAGCGCGTCATAGatggagcagcaggccgggTGGGTTTGTGGACGGCCAGCGTTGATGAGCTGTGAGAGCTTGGGACTCAGGCTTGATGGGACGCTTGTGTCACGCGCCAGCACAGCGACGTAGCAGCGGGCGCTGGCATGGATGGAATCATCCATGATGCCCGGGGCGGGGTCAATCGTTAGCGaggccagcagcacccaaCCTCCCCATccgggcgccgacgccggcaaaTGCTACCTACCTTACTAGTGGCCTCGGGGCGGCGTCCCACTGAAGCCACGACGTCAGGCACACGCACTCTGCCCTTCAGTGGCTGACCGAGGCTCCCCCCCATCCTGTCGCATCGGGTGACATATTGCCTGCTCCATCCGCGGCCGTAGCTTGAAGCCTCCAACATCCTCTCATCAATTGTCGACATCCCACGCCCGACACAGCATAGCCCATCTGCTGTCGCACCGTCCATTTCCTTGTCGCCTCTTGTTCTCGAACCCGTTTCGCGTCCGAACCCAGGCATTGCGCCATTGAAAAGGCACTCACCTACctccgaggcggccgagacggcccaCCACAACGGGATGCGTCATCGAGTCGCGCCTCTGCTCGGGGCGGCGTCTCTGCTCGctgtccagctcgtcgccgccgatccATACACTCCCAAACACGAGCCGGGGAGATGCGCATTCAGGGGCCAGTGCGGCAAGCAGAGCTTCTTCGGCAAGGAGCTGCCGTGCGTCGACAatggcgccgcgacggacCCAGACGCGGAGCTCCGGAAGGAGATCGTCGACCTCTGCGGTAGCGAATGGAGCGAAGGCCCGGTCTGCTGCACCATCGAGCAGGTAAGTGGCTCTCCAACAGCCGTCTCGCTTCTCTGCTGACATCCTCCTACAGGTCAAGGCGCTCAAGTCCGAGATGGGAACGCCAAACACCCTCATCGGCTCGTGTCCAGCGTGCAAGCACAACTTCTTCAACCTCTTTTGCAAGTTCACCTGCTCTCCCGACCAATCAGTCTTCATAAATATCACCGATGCCGCGTCCAAGAACGGAAAGCAGCTCGTCACGGAGCTTGACCAGCTCATATCCGAAGAGTACGGCACTGGCCTTTACAACAGCTGCAAGGAGGTCAAattcggcggcgccaacagTCGGGCCATGGACTTGAttggcggtggtgccaaAAACTACCACGAGATGCTCAAGTTCCTGGGCGACAAGAAGCCTCTCGTTGGATCGCCCTTCCAAATCAACTTCCCCAACTCGACAAGCGACTCAAAAATGGGTCCCTTGGATATGAAGCCGAAACAGTGCAATGACGAGGACCCCGACTACcgctgcgtctgcgtcgacTGCCCCGAAGTCTGCCCCAAACTGCCGGCTGTGAAGCGCTCAGGCTCCTGCCGGGTGGGCGTACTACCATGCCTGTCGTTTGCCTCCATCTTCACCTATGGCatcctgctgcttgctttCGCGGCGTTTGTCTTCGGACACGTCGCATGGAGGAGATATGCGCAACATCGTGTCGAGCGCACGAGGCTCCTCCACGAGTCATCGCTgagcgatgacgaggacgagggcggtcCGGTTCTGACAGAGGCGATGCGCGACCGTCCCACAAAGCGGTACTGGCTCAACGACCGGTGCGACAAGATATTTTACCAGCTTggccacgccgcggcgcgcttCCCTGGCCTTACCATCCTGGCAAGCTTCGTGGTGGTAGCCGTACTCAGCGCTGGATGGTTCAGGTTCGACCTGGAAAAGGAACCAGCCCGCCTCTGGGTCAGCCCGACAtctgccgctgcccaagAGAAGCACTACTTTGACTCGAACTTTGGGCCCTTCTACCGCGCTGAGAAAATATTCCTCGTCAACGACACtacggccgccggccccagcccTGTTCTGAGCTATGACACGCTGAAATGGTGGGCGGACGTTGAGAAGACCATTGAGAGGATCCAGAGTCCGACTTTCGGCGACTTCCTACATGATTTGTGCTTTAAGCCGGCCAATGACGCCTGTGTTGTTCAGTCAGTCACGGGGTATTGGTGGGCCAAAGGCGGCATCAGCAAGAAGTCATGGAAGCAGGACCTCCGGAGCTGTGCCAAATCCCCAGTCGACTGCCGGCCGGAGTTTGGACAACCCATCGAGCCCGACATGGTCCTGGGCAGCTATGGAGACGACGTTGCGGATGCCCCGGCGATCACGACCACCTGGGTCGTCAGgaacgccgaggagggcacCGCAGCTTTGGCGCGGGCCATCGATTGGGAGAATGCTCTTCGGGACCGACTACTCGAggtccaagaagaagcacaGAGCCGAGGACTTCGGCTGTCGTTCACTACGGAGATTAGCCTTGAGCAAGAGCTGAACAAGTCGACGAACACCGATGCCAAGATCATCGTGGTAAGCTACGTCGTCATGTTCATCTACGCCTGCATGGCTCTGGGAACGCCGTTCAAGCATATTTTCAGGAATCCTGCGCTGCTTCTCGTCGAGTCCAAGGTGACGCTGGGCCTTGTGGGAATCATCATCGTGTTGATGTCCATTACCGCGTCCATTGGCTTCTTTTCCTGGGTCGGACTCAAAGCCACACTCATCATCGTGGAGGTCATACCCTTCATTGTCCTAGCTGTCGGTGTCGACAACATCTTCCTTATAGTGCACGAGCTGGAGAGAGTCAACGTCAGCTGCCCTGACCAAAtggtcgaggagcgcgtTGCTCGGGCTCTCGGTCGCATGGGCCCATCGATCCTCTTTTCGGCCATGACGGAGACGGTTGCCtttgccctcggcgcggctgTTGGCATGCCTGCCGTTCGAAACTTCGCCGCGtacgccgccggcgcggttCTCGTCAATGCCATTCTTCAGATGACCATGTTCGTCTCGTTCCTCGCGCTCAACCAAATGCGCGTAGAGGATCACCGTTGCGAACTTTGGCCCTTCTGGCAGGTTACCAAGGCACGGGTGCACCTCAACGGTGGAGGCGGCTTCATTCCAGGCGGCCGTGCCTCCGACTCTGACGAGGAAAGCCTGCTGCAAGTTTTCATCAAGAACACGTACGCCCCGAGTCTCTTCGGAAAGAAGGTCAAGCTGGGGGTTGTCACAATCTTCTTGGGCGTCTTTGCCGCTGCTTTGGCACTGCTCCCGAGGATTCAGCTTGGTTTGGATCAGCGTGTAGCCATTCCGGACGGATCGTATCTGATTCCGTACTTCAACGACCTGTACGACTATATGGAGGTCGGGCCTCCTGTTTACTTTGTGACTCGAGGCGTGGACGCAACTCACCGGACGGAACAGCAGGAGCTGTGCTCACGCTTCACCACCTGCCAGTCGCTTTCGTTGACCAACACGCTTGAGCTCGAGAGACAGCGACCTGACGTTTCCTTCATCTCGTCACCAACGGCGAGCTGGGTTGACGACTTCTTCCTTTGGCTCAACCCAATATATGAGCGCTGCTgcatcgaggacggcaagactTGTTTTGCAGATCGGGAGCCAGCGTGGAACACGACGCTCTCTGGCATGCCAGAGAACCAAGAGTTTATCCACTACCTCGAGAAATTCCTGGCTGCACCTGCGGATGATGAATGCCCACTAGGTGGCCAGGCTGCCTACAGAGACGCCGTCGTGATCAACGATGCGGACAATAGCGTCAAGGCGACCAATTTCCGCTCTGCGCACACGCCTCTCCGGAGCCAAGACGACTTCATCAACGCCTATTCCTCTGCTCGCCGCATCGCGTCCGACATCAAGGAGCGGACCGGGGCCGATGTATTCCCATATAGCGTCTTCTACATCTTCTTCGACCAGTATCTCAGCATCGTCCCGCTCACAGCAGGACTTCTCTGCGCCGCGGTCGGCATCATATTTGTCGTTGCTTCCCTGCTCCTGGGGTCGGTGCTGACGTCCGCCGTCGTTGCGATTACGGTCATCatgagcgtcgtcgacatcatgggggccatggcggtgtTCAACGTCTCACTGAATGCCGTGTCACTCGTCAACCTCATCATCTGCGTGGGCATATCAGTTGAGTTCTGTGCGCACATTGCACGCGCCTTCATGTTTCCGTCGCGGACGGTCATGGAGAGCAACAATAACGCgctccgcggccgcgacgcccgggCCTGGACCGCCCTCGTCAACGTTGGCGGCTCCGTCTTCTCgggcatcaccatcaccaagctGCTCGGGGTGTGCGTCCTCGCCTTTACGCGCTCCAAGATCTTTGAGATTTACTACTTCCGCGtgtggctggcgctggtcgtcttcgcggcgctgcacgcCCTCGTGTTCTTGCCCGTGGCGCTGAGCATcgcgggcgggagcggctACGTCGACCCGGAGAGCgaggggacggcggcgcaggatcTGACCGATCGCAGATGGCGGGCCATCCGCGTCCACGACCATAGTGACTCGGAAGACGAGTACTAGCAAATCATAACGTAACCAATGGGCTGACTAGTTAGGGATGCGTGTGGCGTTGGAGCGAGCACATGAGAAGGGGCGGCTTTGGGCCTTTCAACTTTTTTCAAATGTACGACTGTTCGATACATGGCGTGGCGCACACGATTTGGGATCATGTAGATGGACAACATTAAACAAAGTATCATCATCAATCTGGGTATGTGTCGGTGGGTGTGTTGCATGCTCATCGAGTCCACAGACATTAAACAGACAATGAGCGTTGGTCTCACAGCACCTCGGAAGAAGGATGTGGTAGTAACAGTCCCTGTCCACGGTCAGCCGAAAACAAAACAACATGGGGCCAAGCGAGGCACCCCGAAGCCAGCTTTCTGCGTTACTCGGTCCTGTCTCTTCTTCCCGCCTGCGCTTTAGATGAAGAAGCCGCACCATTCGCTCGGTGCAGCGCCAGAACAGAGTTGGACGGGCCCGACCGGTGACGTTTCCTGCCCGCAGGAAACTCCATGCAAGCTCGGGTgtggcagcagcccagctGTCACGCGACCACATGTATTAcgacgtacgaagtagaaACGGTTCCCTTTTACGGAGAGGTGCAGTGCTCCCCATGGGGCCGCGTCTCGCCACGGCACTTCTTGGTGTTACGGCTCAGCCTTGATCGTTTCATACAAGAGTAGCCATGACTGACCTGCCTTGAGGTTCTTTTGTCCAAGTCAGGCTTCTCATCAGAGAATGCagcgcatcatcaacatTGCCAGATATAACATAAGCCGCTTGCGTTCAATACCGCGAGGAATCGACCTGCCCTTGTGCTCGACTCTGCGAGATACATTGCTACAATGAAGGCCCTCGTGTACGACGGCGAAGGGAAACGCATCGTCCTGCAGGACCGGCCGGAGCCGAagctgtcgtcgcccacggacGCCATCGTCAGGATCACCAGGACCACGATATGCGGCACCGACCTGCACATCCTCAGGGGGCACGTGGCGACGTGCCGGCCGGGAACGATCCTCgggcacgagggcgagggcgtggtcCGCGAGGTCGGGTCCGCCGTGACGCGCTTCCGGCCGGGAGACGTGGTGCTCGTCTCGTGCATCTCGAGCTGCGCCCGGTGCGAGtactgccgccgcggcatgTACAGCCACTgcgcgtcgggcggcggctggatcCTCGGCAACACCATCGACGGCACGCAGGCCGAGTACGTGCGCGTCCCGCACGCCGACTCGAGCCTGCACGCCATCCCCGACAACATGGTAAACGCCGTACCCGGTGGTGCCATGACGATGCTGAGCGACATCTTCCCGACGGCGCTCGAGTGCGGCGTGCAGAACGGCAAGGTCAGCCCCGGCTCGACGGTGGCCATTGTGGGTGCCGGGCCGGTTGGCCtggcggcgttgatgacggcgcagATGTATTCCCCCTCGACGA from Purpureocillium takamizusanense chromosome 3, complete sequence includes:
- the NCR1 gene encoding niemann-Pick type C- protein 1 (TransMembrane:13 (n5-17c22/23o270-290i352-372o592-616i628-652o658-680i710-729o735-760i825-842o1065-1091i1098-1118o1124-1149i1170-1199o1211-1234i)~EggNog:ENOG503NVHN~COG:I~SECRETED:SignalP(1-22~SECRETED:cutsite=VAA-DP~SECRETED:prob=0.9064)), with the translated sequence MRHRVAPLLGAASLLAVQLVAADPYTPKHEPGRCAFRGQCGKQSFFGKELPCVDNGAATDPDAELRKEIVDLCGSEWSEGPVCCTIEQVKALKSEMGTPNTLIGSCPACKHNFFNLFCKFTCSPDQSVFINITDAASKNGKQLVTELDQLISEEYGTGLYNSCKEVKFGGANSRAMDLIGGGAKNYHEMLKFLGDKKPLVGSPFQINFPNSTSDSKMGPLDMKPKQCNDEDPDYRCVCVDCPEVCPKLPAVKRSGSCRVGVLPCLSFASIFTYGILLLAFAAFVFGHVAWRRYAQHRVERTRLLHESSLSDDEDEGGPVLTEAMRDRPTKRYWLNDRCDKIFYQLGHAAARFPGLTILASFVVVAVLSAGWFRFDLEKEPARLWVSPTSAAAQEKHYFDSNFGPFYRAEKIFLVNDTTAAGPSPVLSYDTLKWWADVEKTIERIQSPTFGDFLHDLCFKPANDACVVQSVTGYWWAKGGISKKSWKQDLRSCAKSPVDCRPEFGQPIEPDMVLGSYGDDVADAPAITTTWVVRNAEEGTAALARAIDWENALRDRLLEVQEEAQSRGLRLSFTTEISLEQELNKSTNTDAKIIVVSYVVMFIYACMALGTPFKHIFRNPALLLVESKVTLGLVGIIIVLMSITASIGFFSWVGLKATLIIVEVIPFIVLAVGVDNIFLIVHELERVNVSCPDQMVEERVARALGRMGPSILFSAMTETVAFALGAAVGMPAVRNFAAYAAGAVLVNAILQMTMFVSFLALNQMRVEDHRCELWPFWQVTKARVHLNGGGGFIPGGRASDSDEESLLQVFIKNTYAPSLFGKKVKLGVVTIFLGVFAAALALLPRIQLGLDQRVAIPDGSYLIPYFNDLYDYMEVGPPVYFVTRGVDATHRTEQQELCSRFTTCQSLSLTNTLELERQRPDVSFISSPTASWVDDFFLWLNPIYERCCIEDGKTCFADREPAWNTTLSGMPENQEFIHYLEKFLAAPADDECPLGGQAAYRDAVVINDADNSVKATNFRSAHTPLRSQDDFINAYSSARRIASDIKERTGADVFPYSVFYIFFDQYLSIVPLTAGLLCAAVGIIFVVASLLLGSVLTSAVVAITVIMSVVDIMGAMAVFNVSLNAVSLVNLIICVGISVEFCAHIARAFMFPSRTVMESNNNALRGRDARAWTALVNVGGSVFSGITITKLLGVCVLAFTRSKIFEIYYFRVWLALVVFAALHALVFLPVALSIAGGSGYVDPESEGTAAQDLTDRRWRAIRVHDHSDSEDEY
- a CDS encoding uncharacterized protein (EggNog:ENOG503NYT7~COG:Q), producing the protein MKALVYDGEGKRIVLQDRPEPKLSSPTDAIVRITRTTICGTDLHILRGHVATCRPGTILGHEGEGVVREVGSAVTRFRPGDVVLVSCISSCARCEYCRRGMYSHCASGGGWILGNTIDGTQAEYVRVPHADSSLHAIPDNMVNAVPGGAMTMLSDIFPTALECGVQNGKVSPGSTVAIVGAGPVGLAALMTAQMYSPSTIVVLGRDPKRLDVAKKLGATEVINNGGGTGGEEEQDDDALARIRDMTDGKGFDTVIEAVGVPATFELCQKLLAPGGVLANVGVHGVPAKLHLDQLWAKNIAITTRLVDGGVTPMLIEQVAAGKLRPVDLITHRFKLDEGEEAYRTFSQARETGALKVLLETD